One window from the genome of Cyprinus carpio isolate SPL01 chromosome B1, ASM1834038v1, whole genome shotgun sequence encodes:
- the LOC109094198 gene encoding LOW QUALITY PROTEIN: gem-associated protein 8 (The sequence of the model RefSeq protein was modified relative to this genomic sequence to represent the inferred CDS: inserted 2 bases in 1 codon) gives MTYAACKCALSRACSLRIEKRPISMVVTCSTSNAEASHPAQKHCFAFGCKSSPDKQASQGDGEVWYAHPVYARYWQHYQQAMGWHQRHKRAYRKALEVGYSQALYAAVQRYSDWHADESWRNVHRDRTTHREEERENEAIDSDSEMEEESSDESQIECDVSNMDISEELRQYFAQTERHKQELKKQQQMEAEQHDLYVLADQDLHRVSWRSSLPPSERPGERRTAEMKKLYGKDAAKIQGMEAAMQLTFDRNCDXKQPKYWPVIPLNL, from the exons ATGACGTATGCAGCCTGTAAATGCGCCCTCTCACGAGCATGCAGCCTTCGGATTGAGAAACGGCCAATATCTATGGTTGTAACCTGCAGCACGAGCAATGCGGAAGCTTCACATCCcgcacaaaaacattgttttgcgTTCGGATGCAAAAGCTCACCAGACAAACAG GCCAGTCAGGGTGATGGAGAGGTGTGGTACGCCCATCCGGTTTACGCCCGATACTGGCAGCACTACCAGCAGGCCATGGGCTGGCACCAGAGGCATAAGCGGGCGTACAGAAAAGCTTTGGAGGTTGGCTACTCTCAGGCACTGTATGCTGCTGTCCAGCGATACTCAGATTGGCATGCAGACGAGAGCTGGAGAAACGTTCATAGAGACAGAACGACACATAGAGAAGAAGAAAGGGAGAATGAGGCCATTGATTCAGACAGTGAGATGGAGGAGGAGAGTTCGGATGAGAGCCAGATCGAGTGTGACGTCAGTAACATGGACATCTCCGAAGAGCTGCGACAATACTTTGCCCAGACAGAGCGACACAAGCAGGAACTCA AGAAACAACAGCAGATGGAGGCAGAGCAGCATGACTTGTATGTTCTAGCTGACCAAGACTTGCACAGAGTTTCCTGGCGCAGCAGCCTGCCTCCTTCAGAGCGTCCGGGAGAAAGGAGGACTGCAGAGATGAAGAAGCTGTATGGTAAAGATGCAGCAAAGATTCAGGGGATGGAAGCAGCCATGCAGCTCACTTTTGACCGCAACTGTGA AAAACAGCCCAAGTACTGGCCTGTTATACCACTTAATCTGTAG